The sequence below is a genomic window from Candidatus Neomarinimicrobiota bacterium.
GGATGCTTGTTGTGAATGGGTGGGTGAGAATGGTGCTGGTCATTTTGTGAAGATGGTCCACAATGGGATCGAGTATGGTGACATGCAGATGATCACTGAGACCTATCAGATGATGAAATATGGCTTAAAGATGAGTAATGGAGAGATGGAGGCTGTTTTCAACACCTGGAATCAGGGAAAACTGGATTCCTACCTGATCGAGATAACTAGAGATATCCTGGGTTATCGTGATGAAAATGGGAAAGCAACCCTGGATTTAATTCTGGATACAGCAGGCCAAAAAGGTACAGGGAAATGGACAGCTATTGCTGCATTGGACGAGGGCATGCCTCTCACGCTCATCGGTGAAGCCGTTTTTGCTCGTTGTCTTTCTGCCATCAAGGATGAACGGGTGGAAGCATCAAAAGTACTCACCGGTCCAGAAGCAAGCTTCACGGGTGAAAAAGCCGCTTTTATTGCTGACCTGGAAGAAGCTCTGTATGCTTCCAAGATCGTTTCCTATGCCCAAGGTTATCAGTTAATGAGAGCTGCGGCTACAAGCTATGAGTGGAATCTCAATTATGGTGGGATTGCCATGATGTGGCGGGGTGGTTGCATTATTCGATCTGTCTTTCTGGGTAAGATTAAAGATGCCTTCGAAATGAATCCCGAACTTAACAATCTTTTGTTAGACCCATTTTTTCGGGATGCTGTGACAAATGCTCAAGCTGCCTGGAGGAGGGTGGTCATGAAAGCTGTGGAATTAGGCATTCCCATGCCGGCCATTAGTTCTGCACTGGTCTATTACGATGGGTTTCGTTCAGAGCGTTTGCCAGCCAATCTACTTCAAGCTCAGCGCGATTATTTTGGTGCTCATACTTATGAGCGAGTTGACAAGCTTCGTGGTGAAGTTTTTCATACCAATTGGACCGGTCGCGGTGGCACTACCTCCGCCTCAACTTATGTGGTTTGAGGGGATAAGGAATAAGTAAAAAGGGATAAGGGATAAGTAAAACAGTTATGATACATAAAGCGAGAAACCAATGATAGGCAAAGGCTTTACGGACCACATTCTTACCGAAACAGAAGTTATCAAACTTGTACAGGATGCTTTCTCAGCTAAGGATATGAGTACTAAGAAGGTGCTTTGCATCATCCCGGATCTAACCAGAACGGCTCCCATCGACCTCATGTTCAGAACGGTTTATGCTGAGTTGGCAGAACAAGTAGAACTGTTGGATTTTATTATCGCTCTGGGAACCCATCAACCCTTAAATGAAGTAGCCATCAATCACCGCGTTGGTATTACGCAATCCGAACGAACGTCACGCTATCCGAAAGCCAGGTTCTTTAATCACGAATGGAAAAATTCAGATCAGCTCGTAGTTGCTGGAACATTTTCCGCAGAAGAAGTCTTTCTACTTTCTGATGGACGAATGAATGAGGCCGTGGATGTTAGCGTCAATAAAATTGTCTACGATTATGATTTACTCCTGATCATTGGTCCAACCTTTCCCCATGAGGTGGTGGGGTTTTCCGGAGGAAATAAATATCTCTTTCCAGGGCTAGCTGGTCAGGAAATTATTGATATGTTCCATTGGCTAGGAGCGCTTATCACCAATCCCATGATCATTGGACATAAGTATACTCCGGTGCGTGCTGTAGTAGATCGTTCAGCAGCATTTCTGCCTGTTGAACGCATGTGCATGAGTCTGGTGGTCAAGGGACAGGACCTGGCAGGTTTATATATTGGAACCCCAGAAGCAGCCTGGGAAGCAGCCTCGGATCTATCGGATAAACTGAATGTGAAATACCTGGAAAAGCCATTTCATACGGTGCTATCCAGAGCTCCTGAGATGTATGATGATCTTTGGACTGGTGGCAAGTGCATGTATAAACTGGAACAAGTCGTCGCGGATGGTGGTGATCTCATTATTTATGCTCCTCACATCACTGAAGTATCCGTTACCCACGGGGATATTATCGAGGAAATTGGCTATCATGTGCGTGATTACTTTGTAAAACAAACCGAACATTTCAAGCATATCCCTGGTGGGGTTATGGCGCATTCCACCCATGTACGAGGGGTTGGTACGTATGAGAATGGTGTTGAAAAGCCCCGAATAAATGTCATCCTGGCTACTGGTATTCCAGAAGAAACCTGCAAAAAGATCAATCTGGGTTATCGAGATCCAGCAAGCATTAAAATTGAAGAATTTATGAATAGAGATGACGAAGGTATCCTGTATGTGCCCAAAGCAGGTGAGATACTTTATCGACTAAAAAATTAATAATGTAAGGATTTACAATAATGGCTGAATTGAAGATTAGACAAGATGACTGCGCTTTGGATTTCCTGTCACTGGGTTCCTTAGTACATAGGCTTGATCCAGGCCGGATCCCGTTCCGAAAAGCCAGATCAGTAAATATTCATGTTTCTGGTGGTGAATACAATTGTGCAGCAAATCTATCTGATTGTTTTGGCTTGAAAACGGGTATTGCAACGGCCATGATCGATTATGGTATTGGCGAGTTAGTTCAATCCCGAGTCCAGGAAATGGGTGTGAAGCCCATTTACAAATGGTTTAAGCATGATGGGGTCCGGGGTCCCAACATAGCTACAGTCTACAGTGACCTGGGGTATGGTGTTCGTCCACCCGTCGTTTTCTATAATCGAGCCAATGAAGCGGGAGCCATGTTGAAACCTGGCGATTTTGACTGGAAGGGCATCTTTGATAAAGGGGTCCGCTGGTTTCACTCAGGTGGCATTTATGCGTCTCTCTCGGAAACTACTTCTGAATTGATCGTTGAAGCCATGAAGGTTGCCAAAAAATCTGGTGCAATTACCTCCTTTGATCTGAATTATCGTGGAAAACTCTGGGAATCCATGGGTGGACTGGAGCAGGCTCAGAAAACCTTTAAAAAAATTGTCGAGTATGTAGATGTTCTTATCGGAAATGAGGAAGATCTGCAACTGGGACTGGGAGTTAAGGGGCCAGATGTGGAGAAAAAATCAAAATTAGACACTTCAGTGTTTTTTCAGATGATGTCTGACGTGAATCGAGATTTCCCTAACGTAAAAATGGTTGCTACAACCATGCGCGAAGTTGAATCAGCCAATCGTCATCAATGGGGTGCCGTGGTCTGGACCAAGGATCAGCAAGCCATTAGTCCCACCTGTGAACTAGGTGTGATCGATCGTATTGGTGGTGGTGATGGTTTTGCCTCAGGATTGATCTTCGGATTATTAGATGGTCGTG
It includes:
- the gnd gene encoding decarboxylating NADP(+)-dependent phosphogluconate dehydrogenase, which produces MTKNKANIGVVGLAVMGENLILNMESKGFQVACFNRTTSKVDDFINGRAKGKNIQGYHSLKDFCQGLESPRKVMLMVKAGGVVDAFIDQIIPFLEQGDIIIDGGNSHFPDTIRRTAYVESKGLLYIGTGVSGGEEGALLGPSIMPGGSPKAWDQVKLIFQKISAHTDEGDACCEWVGENGAGHFVKMVHNGIEYGDMQMITETYQMMKYGLKMSNGEMEAVFNTWNQGKLDSYLIEITRDILGYRDENGKATLDLILDTAGQKGTGKWTAIAALDEGMPLTLIGEAVFARCLSAIKDERVEASKVLTGPEASFTGEKAAFIADLEEALYASKIVSYAQGYQLMRAAATSYEWNLNYGGIAMMWRGGCIIRSVFLGKIKDAFEMNPELNNLLLDPFFRDAVTNAQAAWRRVVMKAVELGIPMPAISSALVYYDGFRSERLPANLLQAQRDYFGAHTYERVDKLRGEVFHTNWTGRGGTTSASTYVV
- a CDS encoding sugar kinase, with product MAELKIRQDDCALDFLSLGSLVHRLDPGRIPFRKARSVNIHVSGGEYNCAANLSDCFGLKTGIATAMIDYGIGELVQSRVQEMGVKPIYKWFKHDGVRGPNIATVYSDLGYGVRPPVVFYNRANEAGAMLKPGDFDWKGIFDKGVRWFHSGGIYASLSETTSELIVEAMKVAKKSGAITSFDLNYRGKLWESMGGLEQAQKTFKKIVEYVDVLIGNEEDLQLGLGVKGPDVEKKSKLDTSVFFQMMSDVNRDFPNVKMVATTMREVESANRHQWGAVVWTKDQQAISPTCELGVIDRIGGGDGFASGLIFGLLDGRELDEVLRLGWAHGALSTTFSGDVTMARLEEVEAFAQGGSARVQR
- a CDS encoding lactate racemase domain-containing protein, with translation MIGKGFTDHILTETEVIKLVQDAFSAKDMSTKKVLCIIPDLTRTAPIDLMFRTVYAELAEQVELLDFIIALGTHQPLNEVAINHRVGITQSERTSRYPKARFFNHEWKNSDQLVVAGTFSAEEVFLLSDGRMNEAVDVSVNKIVYDYDLLLIIGPTFPHEVVGFSGGNKYLFPGLAGQEIIDMFHWLGALITNPMIIGHKYTPVRAVVDRSAAFLPVERMCMSLVVKGQDLAGLYIGTPEAAWEAASDLSDKLNVKYLEKPFHTVLSRAPEMYDDLWTGGKCMYKLEQVVADGGDLIIYAPHITEVSVTHGDIIEEIGYHVRDYFVKQTEHFKHIPGGVMAHSTHVRGVGTYENGVEKPRINVILATGIPEETCKKINLGYRDPASIKIEEFMNRDDEGILYVPKAGEILYRLKN